The Haloferax sp. Atlit-12N genome window below encodes:
- a CDS encoding DUF2309 domain-containing protein: MSTEHAIEESIDKAATTVGSVWPIHSFVTANPLSGFEDMPFGEAVTQAADLVGGRGYPTPETFEAALDDGQIDPDVLASELAERGYDDDPETLLKRMNAAEAEPSDAETDADADTARVDRVLTKWLSAFLDEGQAHWPMPDREDGFYSAFRSMAAYDGQIPDDGIVADLPESPTETIESVVASYPESQWVPIFEEQLAALPGWTGFIKQRAADGGEWQSEYPITLDGYLAARLALLDAFGVDVDPSTGPETPETDTADELADAFLSAWEASYRGEVVDRVAAESEALDDSASAGRPDAQLVFCIDTRSEVIRRHIEDTGDYETHGYAGFFGIPMEYQGYDDEVSVDACPPIVDPAHRVTEVPTDRETKANHDRWSRFREAAGEAIEALKTNPATAFGFVESSGSGYGVALAARTLVPGRVSDLLGTADDAVPDNHEFCDPTVHHQHSYVGDLPVGLTDEEKVEYAATAFGLMGWEEFGRLVVFTGHASETANNPFDSSLDCGACAGHPGGPNARVLAAICNDETVKAELRDRGFDIPEDTVFVAGEHNTTTDEIELFDGDVPESHADDLDQLRADLAVAREHATAERAESMGADGSAGVRETERRAADWAETRPEWGLAGNAGFVIGPRELTSDLDLDGRAFLHSYNHATDPDGDALEAILTGPMVVTQWINAQYYFSTVDNAVYGSGSKVTQNPVGNVGVYQGNGGDLMTGLPLQSLMAADDRPYHQPLRLSTIIHAPVDRVTDVLADHAELTELLDNDWLSLTVVDPTQDHRAFHYEEELTWTPASEQIAAEVEARPEAPNAPAVADD, encoded by the coding sequence ATGAGTACTGAACACGCCATCGAAGAGAGTATCGACAAAGCGGCGACGACGGTCGGGTCGGTCTGGCCGATTCACTCGTTCGTGACGGCCAACCCGCTTTCGGGGTTCGAAGACATGCCGTTCGGCGAGGCGGTCACACAGGCCGCGGACCTCGTCGGCGGCCGCGGCTACCCGACTCCCGAGACGTTCGAAGCCGCCCTCGACGACGGGCAAATCGACCCCGACGTGCTCGCCTCGGAACTGGCCGAGCGCGGCTACGACGACGACCCCGAAACGCTGCTGAAGCGCATGAACGCCGCCGAGGCGGAGCCCTCGGACGCCGAGACTGACGCCGATGCCGACACCGCGCGGGTCGACCGCGTGCTGACGAAGTGGCTGTCGGCGTTCCTCGACGAGGGCCAAGCGCACTGGCCGATGCCGGACCGCGAGGACGGCTTCTACAGCGCCTTCCGGTCGATGGCCGCGTACGACGGCCAGATTCCCGACGACGGCATCGTCGCCGACCTGCCCGAATCGCCGACCGAGACCATCGAGTCCGTGGTCGCGTCGTACCCCGAAAGCCAGTGGGTGCCGATATTCGAGGAGCAACTCGCCGCGCTCCCCGGGTGGACCGGCTTCATCAAGCAGCGCGCCGCCGACGGCGGCGAGTGGCAGTCCGAGTACCCGATTACGCTCGACGGCTATCTCGCGGCACGTCTCGCGCTCCTCGACGCGTTCGGCGTCGATGTCGACCCATCGACCGGTCCCGAGACCCCCGAGACCGACACGGCCGACGAACTCGCCGACGCGTTCCTGAGCGCGTGGGAGGCGAGTTACCGCGGCGAGGTCGTCGACCGCGTCGCCGCCGAGAGCGAGGCCCTCGACGACAGCGCCTCCGCCGGCCGCCCGGACGCGCAGTTGGTCTTCTGTATCGACACGCGCTCCGAGGTCATCCGCCGGCACATCGAGGACACGGGCGACTACGAGACCCACGGCTACGCCGGATTCTTCGGCATCCCGATGGAGTATCAGGGCTACGACGACGAGGTGTCGGTCGACGCCTGTCCCCCGATTGTCGACCCGGCACACCGCGTCACCGAGGTCCCGACCGACAGGGAGACGAAGGCGAACCACGACCGCTGGTCGCGCTTCCGCGAGGCCGCGGGCGAGGCTATCGAGGCGCTAAAGACCAACCCCGCCACCGCCTTCGGCTTCGTCGAGAGCTCGGGGAGCGGATACGGGGTCGCTCTCGCGGCCCGTACGCTCGTCCCCGGGCGCGTCTCCGACCTGCTCGGAACCGCCGACGACGCGGTCCCCGACAACCACGAGTTCTGCGACCCAACCGTCCACCACCAACACTCCTACGTCGGCGACCTCCCGGTGGGGCTGACCGACGAGGAGAAAGTCGAGTACGCCGCGACCGCCTTCGGACTGATGGGCTGGGAGGAGTTCGGTCGCCTCGTCGTGTTCACCGGTCACGCCAGCGAGACGGCCAACAACCCGTTCGATTCGAGTCTGGACTGCGGGGCCTGCGCCGGCCACCCCGGCGGCCCGAACGCCCGCGTCCTCGCGGCAATCTGCAACGACGAGACCGTCAAGGCCGAACTCCGCGACCGCGGGTTCGACATCCCCGAGGACACGGTGTTCGTCGCCGGCGAGCACAACACGACGACCGACGAAATCGAACTGTTCGACGGCGACGTGCCCGAGAGCCACGCGGACGACCTCGACCAGTTGCGCGCGGACCTCGCGGTCGCCCGCGAGCACGCGACCGCCGAGCGCGCCGAATCGATGGGAGCCGACGGCTCCGCGGGCGTCAGGGAGACCGAGCGCCGCGCCGCCGACTGGGCCGAGACGCGTCCCGAGTGGGGACTGGCCGGCAACGCCGGCTTCGTCATCGGCCCCCGCGAACTGACGAGCGACCTCGACCTCGATGGCCGGGCGTTCCTCCACTCCTATAACCACGCGACGGACCCCGACGGCGACGCGCTCGAAGCGATTCTCACAGGGCCGATGGTCGTCACCCAGTGGATCAACGCCCAGTACTACTTCTCGACGGTCGACAACGCCGTCTACGGGAGCGGGTCGAAGGTGACCCAGAACCCCGTCGGCAACGTCGGCGTCTATCAGGGCAACGGCGGCGACCTGATGACCGGGCTCCCGCTCCAGTCGCTGATGGCCGCCGACGACAGGCCGTACCACCAGCCGCTTCGCCTCTCGACGATTATCCACGCGCCGGTCGACCGCGTCACCGACGTGCTGGCCGACCACGCAGAACTGACCGAACTGCTCGACAACGACTGGCTCTCGCTGACGGTCGTCGACCCGACGCAGGACCACCGCGCGTTCCACTACGAGGAGGAACTGACGTGGACGCCGGCGTCCGAACAGATAGCGGCCGAGGTCGAAGCGCGTCCAGAGGCGCCGAACGCGCCCGCCGTCGCGGACGACTGA
- the tuf gene encoding translation elongation factor EF-1 subunit alpha: protein MADKPHQNLAIIGHVDHGKSTLVGRLLFETGSVPEHIIEQHREEAASKGKSGFEFAYVMDNLAEERERGVTIDIAHQRFDTDKYYFTIVDTPGHRDFVKNMITGASQADHAILVVAADDGVAPQTREHVFLARTLGIEELIIAVNKMDVVDYSEDSYKQVKEEVQQLLNQVRFNSDDAGFIPISAFEGDNIAEPSENMPWFDGPTVLESLNNLPEPSPPTDAPLRVPIQDVYTISGIGTVPVGRVETGVLKTGDNVRFMPSDAGGEVKTIEMHHEEVPEAGPGDNVGFNVRGVGKDDIRRGDVCGPADDPPSVAKTFKAQIVVMQHPSVITAGYTPVIHAHTAQVACTFESLDQKLDPASGEVAEEEPDFIKAGDAAVVTLRPQKPLSIEPSSEIAELGSFAIRDMGQTIAAGKVLEVYE, encoded by the coding sequence ATGGCAGACAAACCACACCAGAACCTAGCCATCATCGGACACGTCGACCACGGGAAATCCACGCTCGTCGGCCGACTCCTGTTCGAGACAGGTAGCGTCCCGGAACACATCATCGAACAGCACCGCGAGGAGGCGGCGTCCAAGGGGAAGTCGGGCTTCGAGTTCGCCTACGTCATGGACAACCTCGCCGAGGAGCGCGAGCGCGGCGTCACCATCGACATCGCCCACCAGCGCTTCGACACGGACAAGTACTACTTCACCATCGTGGACACGCCCGGCCACCGCGACTTCGTCAAGAACATGATTACGGGCGCGTCGCAGGCAGACCACGCGATTCTCGTCGTCGCCGCCGACGACGGGGTCGCGCCGCAGACCCGCGAGCACGTCTTCCTCGCCCGCACCCTCGGCATCGAGGAACTCATCATCGCGGTCAACAAGATGGACGTCGTCGACTACAGCGAGGACTCCTACAAGCAGGTCAAAGAGGAGGTCCAACAGCTCCTGAACCAGGTACGGTTCAACTCCGACGACGCCGGCTTCATCCCCATCTCGGCGTTCGAGGGCGACAACATCGCCGAGCCCTCGGAGAACATGCCGTGGTTCGACGGGCCGACTGTCCTAGAGTCGTTGAACAACCTCCCGGAGCCGTCGCCGCCGACCGACGCCCCGCTTCGCGTCCCGATTCAGGACGTGTACACTATCTCCGGCATCGGGACGGTCCCGGTCGGCCGCGTCGAGACGGGGGTTCTCAAGACCGGCGATAACGTCCGGTTCATGCCCTCTGACGCGGGTGGCGAGGTGAAGACCATCGAGATGCACCACGAGGAGGTCCCGGAGGCGGGCCCCGGCGACAACGTCGGCTTCAACGTCCGCGGCGTCGGCAAGGACGACATCCGCCGCGGCGACGTCTGTGGCCCCGCCGACGACCCGCCGTCGGTCGCCAAGACGTTCAAGGCGCAAATCGTCGTGATGCAGCACCCCTCGGTCATCACCGCCGGCTACACGCCGGTCATCCACGCGCACACCGCGCAGGTCGCCTGCACGTTCGAGTCGCTCGACCAGAAACTCGACCCCGCGTCGGGTGAGGTCGCAGAGGAGGAACCGGACTTCATCAAGGCCGGCGACGCCGCTGTCGTCACGCTCCGGCCGCAGAAGCCGCTCAGCATCGAACCGTCGTCAGAAATCGCCGAACTCGGGAGCTTCGCCATCCGCGACATGGGACAGACCATCGCGGCCGGCAAAGTCCTCGAAGTCTACGAGTAG
- a CDS encoding Lrp/AsnC family transcriptional regulator has protein sequence MAGEDIDDVDKAILYALQEDARNMSSGDIAKRTGTSDSTVRKRIQRLESDGVVKGYSASVDYGKSGYPLRMLLYCTASIPKRGELVPEILEMDGVVAVQELVTGEQNLLVTAVGETDSDITSIAQELLDMGLTVADEVLVRTHETTPFGKFDAERHAENDS, from the coding sequence ATGGCTGGCGAGGATATCGACGACGTGGACAAGGCGATTCTGTACGCGCTCCAAGAGGACGCCCGAAACATGTCGTCCGGCGACATCGCGAAGCGAACTGGGACCTCGGACAGCACCGTCCGCAAGCGCATCCAGCGACTCGAATCCGACGGCGTGGTCAAGGGCTACAGCGCGAGCGTCGACTATGGGAAGTCGGGCTATCCGCTCCGAATGTTGCTCTACTGTACGGCCTCGATTCCCAAACGGGGCGAACTCGTCCCCGAGATTCTGGAGATGGACGGCGTCGTCGCCGTCCAAGAACTGGTCACCGGCGAACAGAACCTCCTCGTCACCGCCGTCGGCGAGACGGACAGCGACATCACGTCCATCGCGCAGGAACTCCTCGATATGGGCCTCACCGTCGCCGACGAAGTGCTCGTCCGCACGCACGAGACGACGCCGTTCGGGAAGTTCGACGCCGAGAGACACGCCGAAAACGATTCCTGA
- a CDS encoding proton-conducting transporter membrane subunit, with protein MSGHSSKPTVGALPDATADSPLAPVALTKLVWALFAASIAVLFARVRLGGAWEVPGVVAVDGLTVLLWVVVTFFSGIVHSYSRRYMAGSRHESSFFATVFGFTVAVMALVAADHVALFWLFWLAMGLAMAKLIGIIDGWNQARAAASVARRYFLASSAFLGVALAALWWATGATTVSGIAAAADGLGGPVWLLACVALVLAAMIQSALVPFHGWLLSSMTAPTPASALMHAGFVNAGGILLLRFAPVVTLDATLMLGIVAVGATSALLGKLLKNVQTDVKSELGCSTIGQMGFMIMQAGLGFFGAAITHLILHGFYKAHHFLSAGAAVEHTAPTNHDAHETGVAGAIVVLATGLAGGALFAALTGKGTHLDSGLLLVAFVVLTTLHAARNVVAHAALPATARYGAVPLVFLPAITVYALAYEAISSVLSGLPVVEAPAELSALHALVAGVFLVVYVAIELGVHERSRRLYVALLNASQPASSTVLTATEEYNEY; from the coding sequence ATGTCAGGACACAGCTCGAAACCGACGGTCGGAGCACTCCCGGACGCGACGGCGGACTCGCCGCTCGCGCCCGTCGCACTAACGAAGCTCGTGTGGGCGCTGTTCGCCGCGAGCATCGCCGTGCTCTTCGCCCGAGTCCGACTCGGCGGCGCGTGGGAGGTTCCCGGCGTCGTCGCCGTCGACGGCCTGACCGTGCTGCTGTGGGTGGTCGTGACGTTCTTCAGCGGTATCGTCCACAGCTACTCGCGCCGCTACATGGCCGGGAGCCGCCACGAGTCGAGTTTCTTCGCCACCGTGTTCGGCTTCACGGTCGCCGTGATGGCCCTCGTCGCGGCCGACCACGTCGCGCTGTTCTGGCTGTTCTGGCTGGCAATGGGGCTCGCGATGGCGAAACTCATCGGCATCATCGACGGCTGGAATCAGGCGCGGGCCGCCGCGAGCGTCGCCCGCAGGTACTTCCTCGCCAGTAGCGCGTTCCTCGGCGTCGCGCTCGCGGCGCTGTGGTGGGCAACCGGCGCGACGACGGTCTCCGGTATCGCCGCGGCCGCCGACGGACTCGGCGGGCCGGTGTGGCTTCTCGCCTGTGTCGCGCTCGTTCTCGCGGCGATGATTCAGTCCGCGCTCGTCCCGTTCCACGGCTGGCTCCTCTCGTCGATGACCGCGCCGACGCCCGCCTCGGCGCTGATGCACGCCGGCTTCGTCAACGCTGGCGGCATCCTCCTGCTCCGGTTCGCTCCGGTCGTGACCCTCGACGCCACGCTCATGCTCGGTATCGTGGCCGTCGGCGCGACGAGCGCCCTCCTCGGAAAACTGCTCAAGAACGTCCAGACGGACGTCAAGAGCGAACTCGGCTGTTCGACCATCGGCCAGATGGGCTTCATGATTATGCAAGCTGGTCTCGGCTTCTTCGGAGCCGCTATCACCCACCTCATCCTGCACGGGTTCTACAAGGCGCACCACTTCCTCAGCGCAGGCGCGGCGGTCGAACACACCGCCCCGACGAACCACGACGCCCACGAGACCGGCGTCGCGGGCGCGATTGTCGTCCTGGCGACCGGGCTGGCCGGCGGCGCGCTGTTCGCGGCGCTCACCGGGAAGGGAACGCACCTCGACAGCGGGCTCCTGCTCGTGGCGTTCGTCGTGCTCACCACGCTGCACGCGGCCCGCAACGTCGTCGCACATGCCGCGCTTCCGGCGACGGCCCGCTACGGCGCGGTCCCGCTGGTGTTCCTGCCGGCCATCACCGTCTACGCGCTCGCCTACGAGGCGATTTCGAGCGTCCTGTCGGGACTGCCGGTCGTCGAGGCTCCGGCCGAACTGAGCGCGCTCCACGCGCTCGTCGCCGGCGTCTTCCTCGTGGTCTACGTCGCGATAGAACTCGGGGTCCACGAACGGAGCCGGCGTCTCTACGTCGCGCTGTTGAACGCGAGCCAACCCGCCTCCAGCACCGTGCTGACCGCTACGGAGGAATACAATGAGTACTGA